One Equus quagga isolate Etosha38 chromosome 5, UCLA_HA_Equagga_1.0, whole genome shotgun sequence genomic window carries:
- the CSF3R gene encoding granulocyte colony-stimulating factor receptor isoform X3, whose translation MALSLVGAEALDSLKALRSGNPEAEEGDIVATSPSPSQTPQAGRLPGPPQLPSPAPSWEEGAAHARGPCKGGKEAGQVLQSTAPEPVRAEPLTTGLGTEAPAAVFRNCLEEESRERGGQAAAGCRLLREPQAGRMAGLGTRNLIRAALVILLLPGSLEECGRIKVSAPIVRLGDPITASCIINQNCSHLGPEAQILWKLGAELQPGGRQQRLADGTQESTITLPHLNHSQALLSCCLRWGNSLQILDQAELQAGYPPATPHNLSCAMNLTTSSLICQWEPGPDTHLPTNFTLKSFKSRRGCQTQEDPITNCVPESGQSRCSIPRKHLQLYQNMSIWVQVENALGTSVSPQLCLVPMDVVKLEPPTLWALDPKTEVVPLQPGCLRLRWEPWKPGLYIEQKCELRHQPQLGETSWALVGPLPSRTLQHELCGLLPSTAYALQMRCTRWPLPGLWSNWSPSLELTTAQRAPIVRLDTWWRQRQLDPRTVDVQLFWKPTPLEEDSGQIQGYLVSWRPSGQAEAVPPLCNTTELNCTFHLPSEAREVVLKAYNTAGTSRPTPVVFLESRGPPLGRLHTMARDPHSLWVGWEPPNPQPRGYVIEWGLGPPSPSGSHQTWRMEHNGSIAGTLLQENIRPFQLYAITVTPLYQDTKGPSQLIYAYSQETAAPSRAPELHLKHIGKTWAKLEWVPEAPELGKSPLTHYTIFWTNAQDQSFSTVLNASSHDFVLHGLEPASLYHVHLMAASRAGATNSTSLTLMTLALEESELHTLLGLFGLLLLFICLCGAVRLCCRPRKNALWPSVPDPAHSSLGSWVPTIMAEETFQLPSLCDASMPPITKITVLEEEEKKPGPWESSDSSGTCGLPTLVQAYVLQGDPRAASTPPEPQSGTSNQVLYGQVLGSPTSPGPGHYLRCDSTQPLLGGLTPSPKCYENLWFQTSPLGTSEPLVPNQEDDCVFGPLLDFPLLQGLRINGVEGLGGF comes from the exons ATGGCACTCAGCCTGGTTGGAGCCGAGGCCCTGGACAGCCTCAAAGCTTTGAGGTCAGGAAATccggaggcagaggagggggacaTCGTTGCCacatcccccagcccctctcaGACCCCTCAGGCAGGAAGGCTGCCCGGGCCTCCACAGCTTCCCTCCCCGGCTCCTTcctgggaggaaggggctgcCCATGCGCGGGGACCGtgcaagggagggaaggaggctgggcaGGTGTTGCAATCCACCGCCCCTGAGCCTGTCAGAGCTGAGCCATTAACGacagggctggggacagaggcccCGGCGGCTGTTTTCAGGAACTGCCTtgaagaggagagcagagagcgGGGAGGCCAGGCGGCTGCGGGCTGCAGGCTCCTAC gtGAGCCCCAAGCTGGCAGGATGGCGGGGCTGGGAACCCGGAACCTGATCAGAGCTGCCCTGGTCATCCTACTACTCCCCGGAA GCCTGGAGGAGTGCGGCCGCATCAAGGTCTCAGCCCCCATCGTCCGCCTGGGGGATCCCATCACGGCCTCCTGCATCATCAACCAGAACTGCAGCCACCTGGGCCCAGAGGCACAGATTCTGTGGAAACTGGGAGCAGAGCTTCAACCTGGGGGCAGGCAGCAGCGTCTGGCGGATGGGACCCAGGAATCTACCATCACCTTGCCCCACCTCAACCACTCTCAGGcccttctctcctgctgcctgCGCTGGGGCAACAGCCTGCAGATCCTGGACCAGGCGGAGCTGCAGGCGGGCT ACCCTCCCGCCACGCCCCACAACCTGTCTTGTGCCATGAACCTCACAACCAGCAGCCTCATCTGCCAGTGGGAGCCAGGACCCGACACCCACCTGCCCACCAACTTCACTCTTAAGAGTTTCAA GAGCCGGCGTGGATGCCAGACCCAAGAGGACCCCATCACCAACTGCGTGCCTGAGAGCGGGCAGAGCCGCTGCTCCATCCCACGCAAACACCTGCAGCTGTACCAGAACATGAGCATCTGGGTGCAGGTGGAGAATGCGCTGGGAACAAGCGTGTCCCCACAGCTGTGCCTGGTTCCCATGGATGTTG TGAAACTGGAGCCCCCCACACTGTGGGCCCTGGACCCCAAGACTGAGGTGGTTCCACTCCAGCCAGGCTGCCTGCGGTTGCGCTGGGAGCCATGGAAGCCAGGCCTGTACATAGAACAGAAGTGTGAGCTGCGCCATCAGCCACAGCTTGGAGAAACCAGCTGGGCCCTG GTAggccccctgccctccaggacccTCCAGCATGAGCTCTGCGGGCTCCTCCCATCCACAGCCTACGCCCTGCAGATGCGCTGCACCCGCTGGCCCCTGCCTGGCCTCTGGAGCAACTGGAGCCCCAGCCTGGAGCTGACCACCGCACAACGGG CCCCCATCGTCAGACTGGACACATGGTGGCGGCAGAGGCAGCTGGACCCCAGGACGGTGGATGTGCAGCTGTTCTGGAAG CCAACACCCCTGGAGGAGGACAGCGGGCAGATCCAGGGGTACCTGGTCTCCTGGAGAccctcaggccaggctgaggcagtcCCACCCCTCTGCAACACCACGGAGCTAAACTGCACCTTCCACTTGCCTTCAGAAGCCCGGGAGGTGGTCCTTAAGGCCTATAACACAGCTGGGACCTCTCGTCCCACCCCAGTGGTCTTCTTGGAAAGCAGAG GCCCACCTCTGGGCAGACTCCATACCATGGCCCGAGACCCTCACAGCCTCTGGGTGGGCTGGGAGCCCCCCAACCCTCAGCCTCGGGGCTATGTGATCGAGTGGGGCCTGGGTCCCCCCAGCCCCAGCGGCAGCCATCAGACCTGGAGGATGGAACATAACGGAAGCATCGCAGGGACCCTGCTGCAGG AGAACATCAGGCCCTTTCAGCTCTATGCGATCACTGTGACCCCCCTGTACCAGGACACCAAGGGACCCTCCCAGCTCATCTATGCCTACTCCCAGGAGACAG CAGCCCCCTCCCGTGCCCCAGAGCTGCATCTAAAGCACATTGGCAAGACGTGGGCCAAGTTGGAGTGGGTGCCCGAGGCCCCTGAGCTGGGGAAGAGCCCCCTTACCCACTACACCATCTTCTGGACCAATGCTCAGGACCAGTCCTTCT CCACTGTTCTGAATGCCTCCTCCCATGATTTTGTCCTCCATGGCCTGGAACCTGCCAGCCTGTACCACGTCCACCTCATGGCTGCCAGCCGGGCAGGGGCCACTAACAGCACAAGCCTCACCCTGATGACCTTGGCCTTAG AGGAGTCTGAGCTGCACACCCTCCTGGGTCTGTTTGGGCTCCTGCTCTTGTTCATCTGCCTCTGTGGGGCTGTCCGGCTCTGCTGCAGACCCAG GAAGAATGCCCTCTGGCCAAGTGTCCCAGACCCAGcccacagcagcctgggctcCTGGGTGCCTACCATCATGGCGGAG GAGACCTTCCAGCTGCCCAGCCTTTGTGATGCCAGCATGCCACCCATCACCAAGATCACagtgctggaggaggaagagaagaagccagggccctgggagtcCAGTGACAGCTCAGGGACCTGTGGCCTCCCCACCCTGGTCCAGGCCTACGTGCTCCAGGGGGACCCAAGAGCCGCTTCCACCCCGCCCGAGCCCCAGTCTGGCACCAGTAACCAAGTCCTCTACGGGCAGGTGCTGGGCAGCCCCACAAGCCCGGGGCCAGGGCACTACCTCCGCTGCgactccacccagcccctcttGGGgggcctcacccccagccccaagTGCTATGAGAACCTCTGGTTCCAGACCAGCCCCCTAGGGACCTCAGAACCCCTAGTCCCAAACCAGGAGGACGACTGTGTCTTTGGGCCACTGCTTGACTTCCCCCTCTTGCAGGGTCTCCGGATCAACggggtggaggggctggggggcttCTAG
- the CSF3R gene encoding granulocyte colony-stimulating factor receptor isoform X4 has translation MYGLAVTWYPDTVIYMDRPGVWGRPLEAGTALGIWAVLSHISVREEKKRERSILPSEHRGSAGTPRTGEPQAGRMAGLGTRNLIRAALVILLLPGSLEECGRIKVSAPIVRLGDPITASCIINQNCSHLGPEAQILWKLGAELQPGGRQQRLADGTQESTITLPHLNHSQALLSCCLRWGNSLQILDQAELQAGYPPATPHNLSCAMNLTTSSLICQWEPGPDTHLPTNFTLKSFKSRRGCQTQEDPITNCVPESGQSRCSIPRKHLQLYQNMSIWVQVENALGTSVSPQLCLVPMDVVKLEPPTLWALDPKTEVVPLQPGCLRLRWEPWKPGLYIEQKCELRHQPQLGETSWALVGPLPSRTLQHELCGLLPSTAYALQMRCTRWPLPGLWSNWSPSLELTTAQRAPIVRLDTWWRQRQLDPRTVDVQLFWKPTPLEEDSGQIQGYLVSWRPSGQAEAVPPLCNTTELNCTFHLPSEAREVVLKAYNTAGTSRPTPVVFLESRGPPLGRLHTMARDPHSLWVGWEPPNPQPRGYVIEWGLGPPSPSGSHQTWRMEHNGSIAGTLLQENIRPFQLYAITVTPLYQDTKGPSQLIYAYSQETAAPSRAPELHLKHIGKTWAKLEWVPEAPELGKSPLTHYTIFWTNAQDQSFSTVLNASSHDFVLHGLEPASLYHVHLMAASRAGATNSTSLTLMTLALEESELHTLLGLFGLLLLFICLCGAVRLCCRPSRKNALWPSVPDPAHSSLGSWVPTIMAEETFQLPSLCDASMPPITKITVLEEEEKKPGPWESSDSSGTCGLPTLVQAYVLQGDPRAASTPPEPQSGTSNQVLYGQVLGSPTSPGPGHYLRCDSTQPLLGGLTPSPKCYENLWFQTSPLGTSEPLVPNQEDDCVFGPLLDFPLLQGLRINGVEGLGGF, from the exons ATGTATGGGCTAGCAGTTACCTGGTATCCTGACACTGTGATATATATGGATAGACCAGGGGTTTGGGGAAGACCCCTGGAAGCAGGAACAGCCTTGGGTATCTGGGCAGTTCTTAGTCACATCTCTGTccgggaagaaaagaaaagagagaggagcaTTCTCCCTTCTGAGCACAGAGGATCTGCTGGGACACCACGTACAG gtGAGCCCCAAGCTGGCAGGATGGCGGGGCTGGGAACCCGGAACCTGATCAGAGCTGCCCTGGTCATCCTACTACTCCCCGGAA GCCTGGAGGAGTGCGGCCGCATCAAGGTCTCAGCCCCCATCGTCCGCCTGGGGGATCCCATCACGGCCTCCTGCATCATCAACCAGAACTGCAGCCACCTGGGCCCAGAGGCACAGATTCTGTGGAAACTGGGAGCAGAGCTTCAACCTGGGGGCAGGCAGCAGCGTCTGGCGGATGGGACCCAGGAATCTACCATCACCTTGCCCCACCTCAACCACTCTCAGGcccttctctcctgctgcctgCGCTGGGGCAACAGCCTGCAGATCCTGGACCAGGCGGAGCTGCAGGCGGGCT ACCCTCCCGCCACGCCCCACAACCTGTCTTGTGCCATGAACCTCACAACCAGCAGCCTCATCTGCCAGTGGGAGCCAGGACCCGACACCCACCTGCCCACCAACTTCACTCTTAAGAGTTTCAA GAGCCGGCGTGGATGCCAGACCCAAGAGGACCCCATCACCAACTGCGTGCCTGAGAGCGGGCAGAGCCGCTGCTCCATCCCACGCAAACACCTGCAGCTGTACCAGAACATGAGCATCTGGGTGCAGGTGGAGAATGCGCTGGGAACAAGCGTGTCCCCACAGCTGTGCCTGGTTCCCATGGATGTTG TGAAACTGGAGCCCCCCACACTGTGGGCCCTGGACCCCAAGACTGAGGTGGTTCCACTCCAGCCAGGCTGCCTGCGGTTGCGCTGGGAGCCATGGAAGCCAGGCCTGTACATAGAACAGAAGTGTGAGCTGCGCCATCAGCCACAGCTTGGAGAAACCAGCTGGGCCCTG GTAggccccctgccctccaggacccTCCAGCATGAGCTCTGCGGGCTCCTCCCATCCACAGCCTACGCCCTGCAGATGCGCTGCACCCGCTGGCCCCTGCCTGGCCTCTGGAGCAACTGGAGCCCCAGCCTGGAGCTGACCACCGCACAACGGG CCCCCATCGTCAGACTGGACACATGGTGGCGGCAGAGGCAGCTGGACCCCAGGACGGTGGATGTGCAGCTGTTCTGGAAG CCAACACCCCTGGAGGAGGACAGCGGGCAGATCCAGGGGTACCTGGTCTCCTGGAGAccctcaggccaggctgaggcagtcCCACCCCTCTGCAACACCACGGAGCTAAACTGCACCTTCCACTTGCCTTCAGAAGCCCGGGAGGTGGTCCTTAAGGCCTATAACACAGCTGGGACCTCTCGTCCCACCCCAGTGGTCTTCTTGGAAAGCAGAG GCCCACCTCTGGGCAGACTCCATACCATGGCCCGAGACCCTCACAGCCTCTGGGTGGGCTGGGAGCCCCCCAACCCTCAGCCTCGGGGCTATGTGATCGAGTGGGGCCTGGGTCCCCCCAGCCCCAGCGGCAGCCATCAGACCTGGAGGATGGAACATAACGGAAGCATCGCAGGGACCCTGCTGCAGG AGAACATCAGGCCCTTTCAGCTCTATGCGATCACTGTGACCCCCCTGTACCAGGACACCAAGGGACCCTCCCAGCTCATCTATGCCTACTCCCAGGAGACAG CAGCCCCCTCCCGTGCCCCAGAGCTGCATCTAAAGCACATTGGCAAGACGTGGGCCAAGTTGGAGTGGGTGCCCGAGGCCCCTGAGCTGGGGAAGAGCCCCCTTACCCACTACACCATCTTCTGGACCAATGCTCAGGACCAGTCCTTCT CCACTGTTCTGAATGCCTCCTCCCATGATTTTGTCCTCCATGGCCTGGAACCTGCCAGCCTGTACCACGTCCACCTCATGGCTGCCAGCCGGGCAGGGGCCACTAACAGCACAAGCCTCACCCTGATGACCTTGGCCTTAG AGGAGTCTGAGCTGCACACCCTCCTGGGTCTGTTTGGGCTCCTGCTCTTGTTCATCTGCCTCTGTGGGGCTGTCCGGCTCTGCTGCAGACCCAG CAGGAAGAATGCCCTCTGGCCAAGTGTCCCAGACCCAGcccacagcagcctgggctcCTGGGTGCCTACCATCATGGCGGAG GAGACCTTCCAGCTGCCCAGCCTTTGTGATGCCAGCATGCCACCCATCACCAAGATCACagtgctggaggaggaagagaagaagccagggccctgggagtcCAGTGACAGCTCAGGGACCTGTGGCCTCCCCACCCTGGTCCAGGCCTACGTGCTCCAGGGGGACCCAAGAGCCGCTTCCACCCCGCCCGAGCCCCAGTCTGGCACCAGTAACCAAGTCCTCTACGGGCAGGTGCTGGGCAGCCCCACAAGCCCGGGGCCAGGGCACTACCTCCGCTGCgactccacccagcccctcttGGGgggcctcacccccagccccaagTGCTATGAGAACCTCTGGTTCCAGACCAGCCCCCTAGGGACCTCAGAACCCCTAGTCCCAAACCAGGAGGACGACTGTGTCTTTGGGCCACTGCTTGACTTCCCCCTCTTGCAGGGTCTCCGGATCAACggggtggaggggctggggggcttCTAG
- the CSF3R gene encoding granulocyte colony-stimulating factor receptor isoform X6 produces MAGLGTRNLIRAALVILLLPGSLEECGRIKVSAPIVRLGDPITASCIINQNCSHLGPEAQILWKLGAELQPGGRQQRLADGTQESTITLPHLNHSQALLSCCLRWGNSLQILDQAELQAGYPPATPHNLSCAMNLTTSSLICQWEPGPDTHLPTNFTLKSFKSRRGCQTQEDPITNCVPESGQSRCSIPRKHLQLYQNMSIWVQVENALGTSVSPQLCLVPMDVVKLEPPTLWALDPKTEVVPLQPGCLRLRWEPWKPGLYIEQKCELRHQPQLGETSWALVGPLPSRTLQHELCGLLPSTAYALQMRCTRWPLPGLWSNWSPSLELTTAQRAPIVRLDTWWRQRQLDPRTVDVQLFWKPTPLEEDSGQIQGYLVSWRPSGQAEAVPPLCNTTELNCTFHLPSEAREVVLKAYNTAGTSRPTPVVFLESRGPPLGRLHTMARDPHSLWVGWEPPNPQPRGYVIEWGLGPPSPSGSHQTWRMEHNGSIAGTLLQENIRPFQLYAITVTPLYQDTKGPSQLIYAYSQETAAPSRAPELHLKHIGKTWAKLEWVPEAPELGKSPLTHYTIFWTNAQDQSFSTVLNASSHDFVLHGLEPASLYHVHLMAASRAGATNSTSLTLMTLALEESELHTLLGLFGLLLLFICLCGAVRLCCRPSRKNALWPSVPDPAHSSLGSWVPTIMAEETFQLPSLCDASMPPITKITVLEEEEKKPGPWESSDSSGTCGLPTLVQAYVLQGDPRAASTPPEPQSGTSNQVLYGQVLGSPTSPGPGHYLRCDSTQPLLGGLTPSPKCYENLWFQTSPLGTSEPLVPNQEDDCVFGPLLDFPLLQGLRINGVEGLGGF; encoded by the exons ATGGCGGGGCTGGGAACCCGGAACCTGATCAGAGCTGCCCTGGTCATCCTACTACTCCCCGGAA GCCTGGAGGAGTGCGGCCGCATCAAGGTCTCAGCCCCCATCGTCCGCCTGGGGGATCCCATCACGGCCTCCTGCATCATCAACCAGAACTGCAGCCACCTGGGCCCAGAGGCACAGATTCTGTGGAAACTGGGAGCAGAGCTTCAACCTGGGGGCAGGCAGCAGCGTCTGGCGGATGGGACCCAGGAATCTACCATCACCTTGCCCCACCTCAACCACTCTCAGGcccttctctcctgctgcctgCGCTGGGGCAACAGCCTGCAGATCCTGGACCAGGCGGAGCTGCAGGCGGGCT ACCCTCCCGCCACGCCCCACAACCTGTCTTGTGCCATGAACCTCACAACCAGCAGCCTCATCTGCCAGTGGGAGCCAGGACCCGACACCCACCTGCCCACCAACTTCACTCTTAAGAGTTTCAA GAGCCGGCGTGGATGCCAGACCCAAGAGGACCCCATCACCAACTGCGTGCCTGAGAGCGGGCAGAGCCGCTGCTCCATCCCACGCAAACACCTGCAGCTGTACCAGAACATGAGCATCTGGGTGCAGGTGGAGAATGCGCTGGGAACAAGCGTGTCCCCACAGCTGTGCCTGGTTCCCATGGATGTTG TGAAACTGGAGCCCCCCACACTGTGGGCCCTGGACCCCAAGACTGAGGTGGTTCCACTCCAGCCAGGCTGCCTGCGGTTGCGCTGGGAGCCATGGAAGCCAGGCCTGTACATAGAACAGAAGTGTGAGCTGCGCCATCAGCCACAGCTTGGAGAAACCAGCTGGGCCCTG GTAggccccctgccctccaggacccTCCAGCATGAGCTCTGCGGGCTCCTCCCATCCACAGCCTACGCCCTGCAGATGCGCTGCACCCGCTGGCCCCTGCCTGGCCTCTGGAGCAACTGGAGCCCCAGCCTGGAGCTGACCACCGCACAACGGG CCCCCATCGTCAGACTGGACACATGGTGGCGGCAGAGGCAGCTGGACCCCAGGACGGTGGATGTGCAGCTGTTCTGGAAG CCAACACCCCTGGAGGAGGACAGCGGGCAGATCCAGGGGTACCTGGTCTCCTGGAGAccctcaggccaggctgaggcagtcCCACCCCTCTGCAACACCACGGAGCTAAACTGCACCTTCCACTTGCCTTCAGAAGCCCGGGAGGTGGTCCTTAAGGCCTATAACACAGCTGGGACCTCTCGTCCCACCCCAGTGGTCTTCTTGGAAAGCAGAG GCCCACCTCTGGGCAGACTCCATACCATGGCCCGAGACCCTCACAGCCTCTGGGTGGGCTGGGAGCCCCCCAACCCTCAGCCTCGGGGCTATGTGATCGAGTGGGGCCTGGGTCCCCCCAGCCCCAGCGGCAGCCATCAGACCTGGAGGATGGAACATAACGGAAGCATCGCAGGGACCCTGCTGCAGG AGAACATCAGGCCCTTTCAGCTCTATGCGATCACTGTGACCCCCCTGTACCAGGACACCAAGGGACCCTCCCAGCTCATCTATGCCTACTCCCAGGAGACAG CAGCCCCCTCCCGTGCCCCAGAGCTGCATCTAAAGCACATTGGCAAGACGTGGGCCAAGTTGGAGTGGGTGCCCGAGGCCCCTGAGCTGGGGAAGAGCCCCCTTACCCACTACACCATCTTCTGGACCAATGCTCAGGACCAGTCCTTCT CCACTGTTCTGAATGCCTCCTCCCATGATTTTGTCCTCCATGGCCTGGAACCTGCCAGCCTGTACCACGTCCACCTCATGGCTGCCAGCCGGGCAGGGGCCACTAACAGCACAAGCCTCACCCTGATGACCTTGGCCTTAG AGGAGTCTGAGCTGCACACCCTCCTGGGTCTGTTTGGGCTCCTGCTCTTGTTCATCTGCCTCTGTGGGGCTGTCCGGCTCTGCTGCAGACCCAG CAGGAAGAATGCCCTCTGGCCAAGTGTCCCAGACCCAGcccacagcagcctgggctcCTGGGTGCCTACCATCATGGCGGAG GAGACCTTCCAGCTGCCCAGCCTTTGTGATGCCAGCATGCCACCCATCACCAAGATCACagtgctggaggaggaagagaagaagccagggccctgggagtcCAGTGACAGCTCAGGGACCTGTGGCCTCCCCACCCTGGTCCAGGCCTACGTGCTCCAGGGGGACCCAAGAGCCGCTTCCACCCCGCCCGAGCCCCAGTCTGGCACCAGTAACCAAGTCCTCTACGGGCAGGTGCTGGGCAGCCCCACAAGCCCGGGGCCAGGGCACTACCTCCGCTGCgactccacccagcccctcttGGGgggcctcacccccagccccaagTGCTATGAGAACCTCTGGTTCCAGACCAGCCCCCTAGGGACCTCAGAACCCCTAGTCCCAAACCAGGAGGACGACTGTGTCTTTGGGCCACTGCTTGACTTCCCCCTCTTGCAGGGTCTCCGGATCAACggggtggaggggctggggggcttCTAG